Proteins encoded in a region of the Drosophila sechellia strain sech25 chromosome 2L, ASM438219v1, whole genome shotgun sequence genome:
- the LOC116800612 gene encoding LOW QUALITY PROTEIN: gustatory and pheromone receptor 39a-like (The sequence of the model RefSeq protein was modified relative to this genomic sequence to represent the inferred CDS: inserted 2 bases in 1 codon; substituted 1 base at 1 genomic stop codon): MGTRNRKLLFFLHYQRYLGLTNXSESLHIYWLHSTWSSTATQILIVGVFMAALAESLYYMDTKSQTGNIFDNAVILTTSVTQLLANLWLRSQQKSQANLLQRLSQVVELLHFKPYAVPQFSWLYRIXLLVCLIYGAMVTHFGINWLTTMQISRVLTLIGFVSRCVLANFQFTCYTGMVLVLKNLLQVQVKQLEHFVSTPTISMAGVAGCLRTHDEILLLGQRELIAVYGGVVLFLFIYQVMQCILIFYISNLEWFHSSNDLVLIFCWLAPMLFYLILPMLTLDRPFNKNM, encoded by the exons ATGGGCACAAGAAATCGAAAGCTTCTGTTTTTCCTGCACTATCAGCGCTACTTGGGCCTTACAAA TTCAGAATCGCTGCATATTTACTGGCTCCATAGTACTTGGTCTTCAACTGCGACTCAAATTCTGATCGTTGGGGTTTTTATGGCCGCTCTGGCCGAATCACTTTACTACATGGATACAAAATCCCAGACTGGCAACATCTTTGACAATGCAGTGATACTAACCACCTCGGTCACTCAATTGCTAGCCAATCTTTGGCTCCGCTCGCAGCAGAAATCACAAGCGAACCTGCTTCAACGACTTTCGCAGGTGGTAGAACTTTTGCACTTTAAGCCTTATGCAGTTCCACAGTTCAGTTGGTTATACCGTATCTGACTATTAGTGTGCCTTATCTATGGGGCAATGGTGACGCATTTTGGCATAAATTGGTTGACAACTATGCAGATCAGCCGTGTCCTGACTTTGATAGGATTTGTATCTAGGTgcgttttggccaactttcaATTCACCTGTTATACCGGCATGGTGTTGGTCTTGAAAAATCTGCTTCAAGTCCAGGTTAAGCAACTGGAACACTTTGTGTCCACACCCACCATCTCAATGGCTGGAGTAGCCGGCTGTTTGAGAACCCACGATGAAATCCTACTGTTGGGTCAAAGAGAACTGATAGCCGTTTATGGTGGAGTTGTACTATTTCTCTTTATTTACCAAGTCATGCagtgtatattaatattttacatcAGCAACCTCGAGTGGTTTCATTCAAGCAATGACCTAGTTCTCATTTTCTGTTGGTTGGCACCGATGCTCTTCTATCTCATCCTACCTATGTTAACGCTTGACCGTCCTTTTAATAAAAACATGTGA
- the LOC6618270 gene encoding gustatory and pheromone receptor 39a isoform X1, with the protein MNFQPCELCAYYRLCRYLGIFCIDYSPTKNKFRLRRSVLCYVVHFALQAYLVGGMSVMVIYWRRCFKSELTTTGNHFDRLVMVIALGILVVQNAWLIWLQAPHLRIVRQIEFYRRNQLANFRLLLPKRLLWVIIATNVLYMANFIKTCIFEWLTDASRLFVITSLGFPLRYLVTSFTMGTYFCMVHIVRLVLGWNQSQINAIIDKSADLKMTSPNRLRLRVCLEMHDRLMLLCNDEISLVYGFIAWLSWMFASLDVTGVIYLTMVIQTNKSIIVKLITNVVWLSPTFMTCAASFMSNRVTIQANKTAKILTKVPRTGTGLDRMIEKFLLKNLRQQPILTAYGFFALDKSTLFKLFTAIFTYMVILVQFKEMENSTKSINKF; encoded by the exons ATGAACTTCCAACCGTGTGAACTCTGTGCTTATTACCGCCTTTGCCGATATCTAGGGATATTCTGCATTGATTATAGTCCCACTAAAAATAAGTTCCGGCTGCGGCGCAGCGTTCTCTGTTACGTAGTTCACTTTGCCTTGCAAGCCTACTTAGTTGGTGGTATGTCCGTCATGGTCATATATTGGCGTAGGTGCTTCAAAAGCGAGCTTACCACGACTGGAAACCACTTCGACCGTCTTGTAATGGTAATTGCCCTTGGTATTCTGGTTGTCCAGAATGCGTGGCTTATCTGGCTGCAAGCCCCACACCTGCGAATTGTCAGGCAAATAGAGTTTTATCGAAGGAATCAATTGGCAAATTTTCGGCTGCTCCTCCCCAAACGTCTGCTTTGGGTAATTATTGCAACCAATGTTCTCTACATGGCTAACTTTATTAAGACGTGTATATTCGAATGGCTGACGGATGCTTCTCGACTCTTTGTCATTACCTCTTTGGGATTTCCTTTACGATATCTGGTTACTAGCTTTACAATGGGCACATATTTTTGCATGGTGCATATTGTACGCCTGGTGCTTGGCTGGAATCAGTCGCAGATTAACGCGATAATAGATAAATCGGCAGACCTCAAAATGACTAGCCCTAATCGTCTGCGTTTACGTGTATGCCTGGAGATGCACGATCGCCTGATGCTGCTCTGCAATGATGAGATCAGTCTTGTCTACGGGTTTATAGCCTGGCTGTCTTGGATGTTTGCCTCGCTTGATGTAACTGGAGTAATTTATTTGACTATGGTTATTCAGACTAACAAATCAATCATTGTAAAATTGATAACAAACGTAGTGTGGCTTTCGCCAACTTTTATGACGTGCGCCGCTAGCTTCATGAGTAACCGTGTTACAATTCAG GCAAATAAAACAGCAAAGATCCTGACAAAAGTACCTCGAACCGGAACTGGGTTGGATAGAATG ATTGAAAAATTCTTACTCAAGAACCTTCGACAGCAGCCCATTTTAACCGCTTATGGATTTTTCGCGTTGGATAAAAGCACTTTGTTTAAG CTATTTACTGCAATCTTCACGTATATGGTTATTTTGGTCCAATTCAAGGAGATGGAAAATTCCACAAAGTCtattaataaattttga
- the LOC116800203 gene encoding gustatory and pheromone receptor 39a, producing the protein MTRNAFEELRVQLRTLRWLGVLRFTIDFNKCLVRENASEERSASLYLIGVVGITCSLIIYSTYYPSHFIMGKHNSTGNCYALINIRSCSVVTMLIYIQLYIQRFRFVTLLQSILRFNHISGSHRKEETFAFYYYTHLSLLIICMLNYAYGYWTAGVRLTTITIYLLQYGFSYLFLGQVLVLFACIQQILLSILKYYNQVVLINFKSCKESRELYYNFCKYNQVIWLSYIEINHCFGLLLLLVTGLILLITPFGPFYLVSTIFEGRFRQNWQFTLMSLTAILWSLPWIVLLVFSMGRNDVQKEVGKCV; encoded by the coding sequence ATGACGCGCAACGCGTTTGAAGAGTTGAGGGTTCAGTTGCGAACCTTAAGATGGCTTGGAGTCCTGCGGTTCACTATCGACTTTAATAAGTGCTTAGTACGGGAAAACGCTTCTGAGGAGCGCAGTGCCTCTCTGTATTTGATAGGTGTAGTGGGAATTACGTGCAGCTTGATCATCTACAGCACTTACTATCCCAGTCACTTTATAATGGGAAAACACAACAGCACGGGCAACTGCTATGCCCTAATCAACATCAGGTCCTGTTCCGTGGTAACAATGCTGATTTACATACAGCTCTATATACAACGTTTTCGATTCGTCACCCTCTTACAGTCCATTCTACGTTTTAACCACATCTCTGGGAGTCACAGAAAAGAAGAAACatttgctttttattattatacacATTTATCCTTACTAATCATTTGTATGCTGAACTATGCTTATGGCTACTGGACAGCAGGTGTTCGCTTGACCACAATTACCATTTATCTGCTTCAGTACGGGTTTTCGTACCTCTTCCTCGGACAGGTGCTGGTCCTGTTTGCCTGCATTCAACAAATATTACTTTCGATTTTAAAGTACTATAACCAAGTAGttcttataaattttaaatcatGCAAGGAGAGTCGCGAATTATATTACAACTTTTGCAAATACAACCAAGTAATATGGCTAAGCTATATCGAGATCAATCATTGTTTCGGTTTGTTACTATTACTCGTAACCGGATTAATTCTGCTAATCACCCCTTTTGGGCCGTTCTATTTGGTATCTACCATATTTGAAGGACGATTTCGTCAGAATTGGCAGTTTACCTTAATGTCGTTAACTGCCATACTTTGGAGCCTGCCATGGATAGTTTTGCTGGTTTTTTCAATGGGCAGGAATGATGTACAGAAGGAGGTTGGTAAATGTGTGTAA
- the LOC6618270 gene encoding gustatory and pheromone receptor 39a isoform X2: MSKVCRDLRIYLRLLHVMGMVCWHFDSDHCQLMATSGSERYAFVYAGCILVSTTASFIFALLQPNRFHLAIYNQTGNFYDAVIFRSTCLVLFLVYVILYVRRHRYRDLVQHILRLNRRCVSSCTDQQFLHNIILYGMLTILCFGNYLHGYARAGLVTLPLALCMLVYIYAFLVLCLLLMFFVSLKQVMTAGLIHHNQQLCQASGLRGRQQILQVGGGELNECFGLLMLPIVALVLLMAPSGPFFLISTVLEGKFRPDECLIMLLTSSTWDTPWMIMLVFMLRTDGISEEANKTAKILTKVPRTGTGLDRMIEKFLLKNLRQQPILTAYGFFALDKSTLFKLFTAIFTYMVILVQFKEMENSTKSINKF, encoded by the exons ATGTCAAAAGTCTGCCGGGACCTACGTATCTATCTCCGTCTTCTTCACGTCATGGGCATGGTGTGCTGGCATTTCGATTCCGACCACTGTCAACTAATGGCCACGTCCGGAAGCGAGCGCTATGCCTTCGTTTATGCTGGCTGTATTTTAGTTTCTACAACGGCTAGCTTTATCTTTGCCCTTCTACAGCCGAATCGATTCCACTTAGCCATTTACAACCAGACGGGaaatttttatgatgccgtcatATTTCGCAGCACTTGTTTGGTGCTTTTCTTGGTTTATGTGATCTTGTATGTAAGGCGGCATAGGTACAGGGATTTGGTTCAACATATATTGCGTCTTAACAGACGCTGTGTTAGCAGTTGCACAGACCAACAGTTTCTGCACAACATAATACTTTACGGCATGCTCACGATCCTCTGCTTCGGCAACTATCTCCACGGCTACGCTCGCGCTGGACTGGTCACACTTCCACTGGCCCTTTGTATGTTGGTTTATATCTACGCCTTTTTGGTTCTATGCCTTCTGCTGATGTTCTTTGTTAGTCTTAAGCAAGTAATGACCGCGGGCTTGATTCACCACAACCAACAGCTTTGTCAGGCCTCTGGTCTTCGAGGCAGGCAGCAGATCCTGCAAGTGGGCGGCGGCGAACTAAACGAGTGCTTCGGCTTACTTATGCTGCCCATTGTAGCCCTGGTGCTCCTGATGGCACCTTCGGGGCCGTTCTTCTTAATCAGTACCGTTTTAGAGGGAAAATTTCGCCCTGACGAATGCTTGATCATGCTTTTGACCTCCTCCACTTGGGATACTCCGTGGATGATTATGTTGGTTTTCATGTTACGAACTGATGGCATTTCAGAGGAA GCAAATAAAACAGCAAAGATCCTGACAAAAGTACCTCGAACCGGAACTGGGTTGGATAGAATG ATTGAAAAATTCTTACTCAAGAACCTTCGACAGCAGCCCATTTTAACCGCTTATGGATTTTTCGCGTTGGATAAAAGCACTTTGTTTAAG CTATTTACTGCAATCTTCACGTATATGGTTATTTTGGTCCAATTCAAGGAGATGGAAAATTCCACAAAGTCtattaataaattttga